One window of Hymenobacter sp. BRD128 genomic DNA carries:
- a CDS encoding DALR domain-containing protein, with protein sequence MRWPSPWGEGFPGWHLECSAMSRKYLGATFDIHGGGLDLMFPHHECEIAQNEASSTPSTGARFWLHNNMLTVNGQKMSKSLGNFVTLTEMFQGQSAALSQAYSPMTLRFFFLQAQYRSPIDLSDDALQAARKGFRKLMNGLRLLDSGKLEMRNEELVIETEKLAANSQQLLALSQKPFEFLNDDLNTPRAVAAVFDLLKRFNTLAASPAALAEVSPEAVAEASAAYRAIVSDILGLRDEPRASAEDLLTLALGFYQEAKSEKAYDKVDQIRTALKGQGIVIKDTKTGVEWAYSEE encoded by the coding sequence CGCTGGCCGTCGCCTTGGGGCGAGGGCTTTCCGGGCTGGCACCTCGAATGCTCGGCCATGAGCCGCAAATACCTGGGCGCCACCTTCGACATTCACGGCGGGGGCCTGGACCTTATGTTTCCGCACCACGAGTGCGAGATTGCCCAGAACGAGGCATCGAGCACGCCCAGCACCGGCGCCCGCTTCTGGCTGCACAACAACATGCTGACCGTGAATGGCCAGAAGATGAGCAAGTCGCTCGGCAACTTCGTGACGCTCACCGAGATGTTTCAGGGCCAGAGTGCCGCGCTCTCCCAGGCGTATTCGCCCATGACGCTGCGCTTCTTCTTCCTGCAAGCGCAATATCGCTCGCCCATCGACCTGAGCGACGATGCCCTGCAAGCTGCCCGCAAAGGCTTCCGCAAGCTGATGAATGGCCTGCGCCTGCTGGATAGTGGCAAGCTGGAAATGCGGAATGAGGAGCTGGTAATCGAAACGGAAAAGCTGGCCGCCAATAGCCAGCAGCTACTTGCGCTCAGCCAGAAGCCGTTCGAGTTTTTGAATGACGACCTGAATACGCCCCGCGCCGTGGCCGCCGTGTTCGACCTGCTCAAGCGCTTCAACACCCTGGCCGCCAGCCCCGCCGCTCTGGCCGAGGTGAGCCCCGAGGCCGTAGCGGAGGCTAGCGCCGCCTACCGCGCCATTGTCAGCGACATTCTAGGCCTGCGCGATGAGCCCCGCGCCAGCGCCGAAGACTTGCTGACCCTGGCCCTGGGTTTTTATCAGGAAGCTAAATCGGAGAAGGCCTACGACAAGGTGGACCAGATTCGCACGGCCCTCAAAGGCCAGGGCATCGTGATTAAAGACACCAAAACGGGCGTGGAGTGGGCATATAGTGAAGAGTAA